One window of the Pseudomonadota bacterium genome contains the following:
- the glcF gene encoding glycolate oxidase subunit GlcF: MRSLLNERLQDDPLAGEAADIVRSCVHCGFCNATCPTYQVSGDERDGPRGRIYLMKSWLEADAATATTQAHLERCLLCRSCETTCPSGVRYGRLLDLVRPRVNQAVGLSAWQRATRAVLKHVIPYPRRWRAAVAMGRLLRPLLPAAITRLYALSDPPPVYAPAAHTRRVLLLGGCAQAVLNPAIDTAAMRVFDAVGITLERLPGVDCCGALPYHLGDETMAARLARANIDAWWPAIEAGAEAVMATSSGCGLQLRDYGQVLAGDPLYGPRASRLVSMVRDPLELIEAKALHARVRGAGRRVAVQTPCTLQHGQRLGGRIEALLRELGWDIVPANEGHLCCGSAGSYSVLQPGMSNTLRERKLGHLMAGGPSAIVTANIGCQLHLAAQAAVPVKHWLEVLATALD, translated from the coding sequence ATGCGCAGTTTGTTGAACGAGCGTTTGCAGGACGATCCGCTGGCGGGCGAAGCCGCCGATATCGTACGCAGCTGCGTGCATTGTGGTTTCTGCAATGCCACCTGTCCGACCTACCAGGTCAGCGGTGACGAGCGCGACGGGCCGCGTGGACGCATCTATCTCATGAAGTCATGGCTGGAAGCCGACGCCGCCACGGCCACCACCCAGGCCCATCTCGAACGTTGCCTGCTATGCCGCAGTTGCGAGACCACCTGCCCGTCGGGGGTGCGCTACGGGCGCTTGCTGGATCTCGTGCGCCCGCGCGTCAACCAGGCGGTCGGTCTCTCGGCCTGGCAACGCGCCACTCGCGCGGTGTTGAAACATGTCATTCCCTATCCGCGCCGCTGGCGCGCCGCGGTTGCGATGGGTCGCCTGTTGCGGCCACTGCTGCCGGCCGCCATCACGCGGCTATATGCCTTGTCCGACCCGCCACCAGTCTACGCGCCCGCCGCGCACACGCGCCGCGTGCTGCTGCTCGGAGGCTGCGCGCAGGCGGTGCTCAATCCCGCCATCGACACGGCGGCCATGCGTGTCTTCGACGCCGTCGGCATCACGCTCGAACGCCTGCCCGGCGTCGATTGCTGTGGCGCCCTGCCTTACCACCTCGGTGACGAGACGATGGCCGCGCGCCTGGCGCGCGCCAACATCGACGCCTGGTGGCCGGCCATCGAGGCCGGCGCCGAGGCGGTGATGGCGACCTCGTCGGGTTGCGGTCTGCAGCTGCGTGACTATGGCCAGGTGCTGGCCGGCGACCCGCTGTACGGGCCACGCGCGTCGCGCCTGGTGTCGATGGTGCGTGACCCGCTGGAGTTGATCGAAGCCAAGGCCTTGCATGCGCGGGTGCGTGGCGCTGGTCGGCGCGTGGCCGTGCAGACGCCCTGCACCCTGCAGCACGGTCAGCGCCTCGGCGGCCGTATTGAAGCTTTGCTACGCGAACTCGGCTGGGACATCGTGCCGGCCAACGAAGGCCACCTGTGCTGCGGTTCGGCTGGCAGCTACTCGGTGCTGCAACCGGGCATGTCGAACACGCTGCGCGAGCGCAAACTCGGCCATCTCATGGCTGGCGGACCGAGCGCCATCGTGACCGCCAATATCGGCTGCCAGCTCCACCTCGCGGCGCAGGCCGCGGTGCCGGTCAAACATTGGCTGGAAGTCTTGGCAACGGCCCTCGATTGA
- the glcE gene encoding glycolate oxidase subunit GlcE has protein sequence MASEGEAGSVRASVDEPAVAALVARVKAASANATPLRIQGGGSKSFYGRVLHGEPLDTRALNGIVAYEPTELVITARAGTPLADIEHTLAAQNQMLGFEPPHFGGGATLGGAVASGLSGPARPYHGAARDFVLGVDIIDGRGELLSFGGQVMKNVAGFDVARLLAGSLGTLGVIVQVSLRVLPRPRVERSLLWRLTPEEARQRMTELAAAPWPITAMCYDGELLRLRASGSEEAVGHACAELAPDVESDALDYWRDLRDLRLGFFFDDPRPVWRMSLPPVAPDPQDVGPVLHDWGGAQRWLHGALDDPRLREHAAALGGHATCFAVSDAPFAAPAAPLRALMQRVKRGLDPQGIFNPGRLYDWL, from the coding sequence ATGGCGTCTGAAGGCGAAGCCGGCAGCGTCCGCGCCAGCGTCGACGAGCCGGCGGTCGCGGCGCTGGTCGCGCGCGTCAAGGCGGCGAGCGCCAACGCCACGCCGCTGCGTATCCAGGGCGGTGGCAGCAAGTCGTTTTACGGCCGCGTCCTGCATGGCGAGCCGCTCGATACGCGGGCCTTGAACGGCATCGTCGCTTACGAACCGACCGAACTCGTCATCACCGCCCGCGCCGGCACGCCGCTCGCCGATATCGAACACACGCTGGCGGCACAGAACCAGATGCTTGGTTTCGAGCCGCCGCACTTCGGCGGCGGCGCCACCCTTGGTGGCGCGGTCGCCAGTGGCCTGTCGGGCCCGGCGCGCCCCTACCACGGCGCCGCCCGCGACTTCGTGCTCGGCGTCGACATCATCGATGGGCGCGGTGAACTCTTGAGTTTCGGCGGCCAGGTCATGAAGAACGTCGCCGGCTTTGACGTCGCGCGTCTGCTTGCCGGTTCCCTCGGCACGCTGGGCGTGATCGTGCAGGTGTCGTTGCGTGTGCTGCCGCGGCCGCGCGTCGAGCGCAGCCTGTTGTGGCGACTCACCCCCGAAGAGGCGCGGCAGCGCATGACGGAACTCGCCGCGGCGCCATGGCCGATCACGGCCATGTGTTACGACGGCGAGCTGCTGCGCCTACGTGCGTCCGGTAGCGAAGAAGCGGTTGGCCATGCCTGCGCCGAACTCGCGCCCGATGTGGAAAGCGATGCGCTCGATTACTGGCGCGACCTGCGCGATCTGCGCCTCGGTTTCTTCTTCGACGACCCACGGCCCGTGTGGCGCATGAGCCTGCCGCCGGTCGCGCCCGACCCGCAGGATGTCGGCCCGGTGCTGCACGATTGGGGCGGCGCGCAACGCTGGCTGCATGGCGCGCTCGATGATCCACGGTTGCGCGAACATGCCGCCGCGCTCGGTGGTCATGCGACCTGCTTCGCGGTCAGCGATGCACCGTTCGCGGCGCCCGCCGCACCGCTGCGCGCGCTGATGCAGCGGGTCAAACGCGGGCTCGATCCGCAGGGCATATTCAATCCCGGCCGACTCTACGACTGGTTATAA
- a CDS encoding ABC transporter substrate-binding protein produces MKILKSVLATALLLLSGVVTAADDADAKAVVEKLHQALLGAMQAGASAGFKGREDMLAPVIAGSFDFDSICRIVTGRYWKSASDEQKTRFIEVFKRLSVATYASNFASFSGEKFQTEGSEADHDALVVRTTLRPTDGEPVPLNYLLRQANGEWRIMNVVAQGVSDLSLKRADYTAVIKTEGFDSLINRLEKKVAEMSKGS; encoded by the coding sequence ATGAAAATATTGAAATCCGTGCTCGCCACCGCGCTGTTGCTGCTATCCGGCGTCGTCACCGCGGCCGACGACGCCGACGCCAAGGCGGTGGTCGAAAAACTCCACCAAGCCTTGCTCGGCGCCATGCAGGCCGGCGCCTCGGCTGGCTTCAAGGGGCGCGAGGACATGCTCGCGCCGGTCATCGCCGGCAGTTTCGATTTCGATTCGATTTGCCGCATCGTCACCGGCCGCTACTGGAAATCGGCCAGCGACGAACAGAAGACGCGCTTCATCGAAGTGTTCAAAAGGCTGAGCGTGGCCACCTATGCCAGCAATTTCGCCAGCTTCTCCGGCGAGAAGTTCCAGACCGAGGGCAGCGAGGCCGACCACGACGCGCTGGTGGTGCGCACCACCCTGCGCCCCACCGATGGCGAGCCGGTGCCCTTGAACTACCTGTTGCGTCAGGCCAACGGCGAATGGCGCATCATGAACGTGGTCGCGCAGGGCGTTTCCGACCTGTCGCTCAAGCGCGCCGATTACACGGCCGTTATCAAGACCGAAGGCTTTGATTCATTGATCAATCGCCTGGAGAAGAAGGTAGCCGAAATGAGTAAGGGTTCGTGA
- a CDS encoding glycosyltransferase: protein MLLTATALSALLWLTVLVLPWRPWSTAERLRIPHDLGEIDLGDVTVLIPARDEASCIAATLRALAAQGNIARIVLVDDQSSDGTGAVARGVGLDNLVVLDGTPLPVGWSGKLWALEQASARAETPYTLLLDADIELGPRVLAALKQHMQRHDLTLASVMASLHMGNAFEKLLLPPFIYFFKLIYPFALSNRPRSPIAAAAGGCVLLRTESLRAIGGFASLREAIIDDCTLAQRIKRNGGRTWLGLSRDVRAIRPYETLANIWNMVARTAFTQLRYSNVLLVICTLMLGLSFIAPLIGLVSGNAPATGAALVALAAMSWSYRPTIKFYDLNPLWVATLSVAACLFLAMTWTSAWRYWTGERSRWKSRSYDKIEGH from the coding sequence ATGCTATTGACCGCGACGGCCCTGTCCGCCCTGCTGTGGCTGACCGTGCTGGTGCTGCCCTGGCGGCCGTGGTCCACCGCTGAACGCCTGCGCATTCCGCACGATCTCGGCGAAATCGATCTTGGCGACGTGACCGTACTGATCCCGGCACGCGACGAGGCGAGCTGCATCGCCGCCACCCTGCGGGCGCTGGCCGCGCAGGGCAATATCGCGCGCATCGTGCTGGTCGACGACCAAAGCAGCGATGGCACCGGCGCGGTGGCGCGCGGCGTCGGCCTGGACAATCTCGTGGTGCTGGACGGCACGCCCTTGCCGGTCGGCTGGAGCGGCAAGCTGTGGGCCCTGGAGCAGGCGTCGGCGCGGGCCGAGACACCCTATACCCTGCTGCTCGACGCCGACATCGAACTCGGCCCGCGCGTGCTGGCGGCGCTCAAGCAGCACATGCAGCGCCACGACCTGACGCTGGCCTCGGTGATGGCGAGCCTGCACATGGGCAATGCCTTCGAGAAGCTGCTGCTGCCGCCGTTCATCTATTTCTTCAAGCTCATTTATCCCTTCGCGCTGTCCAACCGGCCGCGTTCGCCGATAGCGGCGGCGGCCGGCGGCTGCGTGCTGCTGCGCACCGAAAGCCTGCGCGCGATCGGCGGCTTCGCCTCCCTGCGCGAGGCGATCATTGACGATTGCACGCTGGCCCAGCGCATCAAGCGCAACGGCGGTCGGACCTGGCTGGGCCTGAGCCGCGACGTGCGCGCCATCCGCCCCTACGAGACCTTGGCCAATATCTGGAACATGGTGGCGCGCACCGCCTTCACACAGCTGCGTTATTCGAATGTCCTGCTGGTGATCTGCACCTTGATGCTGGGCCTGTCGTTCATCGCGCCCCTGATTGGACTGGTGAGCGGCAATGCGCCCGCGACCGGCGCGGCGCTGGTGGCGCTGGCGGCGATGAGCTGGTCCTACCGCCCCACCATCAAGTTCTACGATCTCAATCCGCTGTGGGTCGCGACCCTGAGCGTCGCCGCCTGCCTGTTCCTGGCCATGACCTGGACCTCGGCCTGGCGCTACTGGACGGGGGAACGCAGCCGCTGGAAGAGTCGCAGCTACGATAAGATCGAAGGCCATTGA
- the hpnH gene encoding adenosyl-hopene transferase HpnH — protein MGVPLIQQYRVGRYILGQKLKGNKRYPLVLMLEPLFRCNLTCAGCGKIDYPDEILDKRLSFDDCMRAVDECGAPVVSIAGGEPLIHKDIVRIAEGFIERKKFVYLCTNALLLDKKMDEFKPSPYLTFSIHLDGGRERHDASVCRQGVFDKCIEVIKKALARGFRVTANCTLFQGETAEEVGEFMDQMMALGLEGVTIAPGYNYERAPQQDVFLGRQRSKQLFRDIFRLGKGRKWRYNQSSMYLDFLAGNQTYECTPWGAVTRNVFGWQKPCYLLVGEGYAPTYRSLIDDTPWEKYGTGRNPKCDNCMMHCGYEMTAVDDTFAHPLKAARVALFGPRTDGPMAPELPFTYEEETAKPRLVASVEAASGASCSSKRVA, from the coding sequence ATGGGCGTTCCTCTCATTCAGCAGTATCGCGTGGGTCGATATATCCTTGGGCAGAAGCTTAAGGGTAACAAGCGCTATCCGCTGGTGCTGATGCTGGAACCCCTGTTTCGTTGCAACCTCACCTGTGCCGGCTGCGGCAAGATCGACTACCCCGACGAGATCCTCGACAAGCGCCTGTCGTTCGACGACTGCATGCGGGCAGTCGACGAGTGCGGTGCGCCGGTGGTCTCCATCGCCGGTGGCGAACCGCTGATCCATAAGGACATCGTGCGCATCGCCGAAGGCTTCATCGAGCGCAAGAAATTCGTCTACCTGTGCACCAATGCACTGTTGCTCGACAAGAAGATGGACGAGTTCAAGCCCAGCCCCTACCTGACCTTCTCCATCCACCTCGACGGTGGCCGTGAGCGCCACGACGCCTCGGTCTGCCGTCAGGGCGTGTTCGACAAGTGCATCGAAGTCATCAAGAAGGCCCTGGCGCGGGGCTTCCGCGTGACCGCCAACTGCACCCTGTTCCAGGGCGAGACCGCCGAGGAAGTCGGCGAATTCATGGACCAGATGATGGCGCTCGGCCTCGAAGGCGTGACCATCGCGCCCGGCTACAACTACGAGCGCGCGCCGCAGCAGGACGTGTTCCTCGGCCGGCAGCGCAGCAAGCAGCTGTTCCGCGACATCTTCCGCCTGGGCAAGGGCCGCAAGTGGCGCTACAACCAGTCGTCCATGTACCTGGACTTCCTGGCCGGCAACCAGACCTACGAGTGCACGCCGTGGGGCGCCGTGACGCGTAACGTGTTCGGCTGGCAGAAGCCCTGCTACCTGCTGGTCGGCGAAGGCTATGCGCCAACCTATCGCTCGCTGATCGACGACACGCCGTGGGAGAAGTACGGCACCGGCCGCAATCCGAAGTGCGACAACTGCATGATGCATTGCGGTTACGAGATGACGGCGGTCGATGACACCTTCGCCCATCCCCTGAAAGCCGCGCGCGTGGCGCTGTTCGGGCCGCGCACCGACGGACCGATGGCGCCCGAACTGCCGTTCACCTACGAGGAAGAAACGGCCAAGCCGCGCCTGGTGGCGTCGGTCGAGGCCGCCAGCGGCGCGAGCTGCAGCTCCAAGCGAGTGGCCTGA
- the aroC gene encoding chorismate synthase, with product MAGNTIGKLFSLSTAGESHGPGYVAIVDGCPPGLALSEADLQHDLDRRKPGQSRHTTQRREEDKVRILSGVFEGRTTGTSIGLLIENTDQKSKDYSNIQDKFRPGHADYTYIQKYGVRDHRGGGRSSARETCMRVAAGAIAKKYLRESCGVEVRGYLAQLGPLRLACEDLAAVDGNPFFCAEPSRVPELEAYMDALRKEGDSIGARVTVIATGLPPGWGEPVFDRLDADLAKALMSINAVRAVEIGDGFAVVEQKGSAHRDAMSPRGFASNHAGGILGGISTGQDIVASIALKPTSSIRLDGDTIDMNGDATSIVTLGRHDPCVGIRAVPIAEAMVALVLVDHFLRQRGQNADVEVRTPVITRDSSC from the coding sequence ATGGCCGGTAACACGATTGGTAAACTGTTTTCTCTTTCCACCGCGGGCGAAAGCCACGGGCCGGGCTATGTCGCGATCGTCGACGGATGCCCACCCGGCCTCGCGCTCAGCGAAGCCGATCTGCAACATGATCTCGACAGGCGCAAGCCCGGTCAGTCGCGCCACACCACGCAGCGACGTGAAGAAGACAAGGTGCGCATCCTGTCTGGTGTGTTCGAAGGCCGCACCACCGGCACCTCGATTGGCCTGTTGATCGAAAACACCGATCAGAAATCCAAGGACTACTCCAACATCCAGGACAAGTTCCGTCCTGGCCATGCCGATTACACCTATATCCAGAAGTACGGCGTGCGCGATCATCGCGGCGGCGGACGTTCCTCGGCGCGCGAGACCTGTATGCGCGTCGCGGCCGGCGCGATCGCGAAGAAATACCTGCGCGAAAGCTGCGGCGTCGAAGTGCGCGGCTACCTCGCTCAACTTGGTCCCTTGCGTCTCGCCTGCGAAGATCTTGCCGCGGTCGACGGTAACCCGTTTTTTTGCGCCGAGCCGTCGCGTGTGCCCGAGCTCGAAGCCTACATGGACGCGTTGCGCAAGGAAGGCGATTCCATCGGTGCGCGCGTGACGGTGATCGCGACGGGTTTGCCGCCCGGCTGGGGCGAGCCGGTGTTCGACCGCCTCGATGCCGATCTGGCCAAGGCGCTCATGAGCATCAACGCGGTGCGCGCGGTGGAGATCGGCGACGGCTTCGCGGTGGTCGAGCAGAAGGGCAGTGCGCATCGCGATGCGATGTCGCCGCGCGGCTTTGCCAGCAATCACGCCGGCGGCATCCTGGGCGGCATTTCCACCGGCCAGGACATCGTCGCCAGCATCGCCTTGAAGCCGACCTCCAGCATTCGACTGGATGGCGACACCATCGACATGAACGGCGACGCGACCTCGATAGTGACGCTCGGGCGCCACGACCCGTGCGTCGGCATACGCGCGGTGCCGATAGCCGAGGCCATGGTGGCGCTGGTCCTCGTCGATCACTTCCTGCGCCAACGTGGACAGAACGCCGACGTCGAGGTGCGTACTCCGGTCATCACCCGCGATTCCTCGTGCTGA
- a CDS encoding VacJ family lipoprotein produces the protein MTEFSVLSRLLAATVVLLAVSGCASNDAAKNSGDPYENMNRKFYTFNDTLDKHFVEPVAKKYAQYTPDPVRNSITNFFDNTGYLNTIANDLLQGKFTQTASDSGRFLVNSTIGIGGLFDPATSMGLKQHDEDLGQTFGTWGAKEGAYLMLPLMGPSSFRDIGSPVMDMFLNPLTYFASVVTIPAGVVSAVNTRANLLDATRIRDQAALDPYTFVREAWRQQREYDIYDGNPPGDGYEDYIEGQGDAAVLRVY, from the coding sequence ATGACTGAGTTCAGTGTCCTGTCGCGCCTGCTTGCCGCGACTGTCGTCCTGCTTGCCGTTAGCGGCTGCGCGTCCAACGACGCGGCCAAGAACAGCGGCGACCCCTATGAGAACATGAACCGCAAGTTCTACACCTTCAACGACACGCTCGATAAGCATTTCGTCGAGCCGGTGGCGAAGAAATATGCCCAGTACACCCCGGACCCGGTCCGCAACAGCATCACCAATTTCTTCGACAATACCGGTTACCTGAACACCATCGCCAACGATCTCCTGCAGGGCAAGTTCACCCAGACCGCGTCGGACTCCGGCCGCTTCCTGGTCAACAGCACCATCGGTATCGGCGGCCTGTTCGACCCCGCCACCAGCATGGGCTTGAAGCAGCACGACGAAGATCTCGGCCAGACCTTCGGCACGTGGGGCGCGAAGGAAGGCGCCTACCTGATGCTGCCCTTGATGGGTCCGAGTTCGTTCCGCGACATCGGCTCGCCGGTGATGGACATGTTCCTGAACCCGCTGACCTACTTCGCGTCGGTGGTGACCATCCCGGCCGGCGTGGTGAGCGCGGTCAACACCCGCGCCAACCTGCTGGACGCGACCCGTATCCGCGACCAGGCGGCACTCGACCCCTATACCTTCGTGCGCGAGGCGTGGCGCCAGCAGCGTGAATACGACATCTACGACGGCAACCCGCCCGGCGATGGCTACGAGGACTACATCGAAGGCCAGGGCGACGCCGCGGTACTGCGCGTCTACTGA
- the prmB gene encoding 50S ribosomal protein L3 N(5)-glutamine methyltransferase: MIDDAARRFHDAGLYFGHGTDNALDEAAFLVLHGLGLPPDAGDALLDQAVTTEACAAAEQLVSARLARRCPAAYLTHRMWFAGHEFYVDERVLVPRSPLAELIGQQFAPWLAPDGVKRILDIGTGSGCIALACALEFPDAEVDATDLSADALAVADINRARHGLESRVRLFEADLFPPAGRTYDLIVSNPPYVPAPRKNELPQEYLEEPALGLYAGDEGFDCVDGILARAAEYLAPGGVLVVEVGEIAAAVDARHAHLPLTWLEFEHGGEGVFVISREDLVAASHR; encoded by the coding sequence CTGATTGACGATGCGGCCCGGCGCTTTCATGACGCCGGCCTGTATTTCGGACACGGCACGGACAACGCTCTCGACGAGGCGGCGTTCCTGGTGCTGCATGGTCTCGGCCTGCCGCCCGACGCCGGCGATGCGCTGCTCGACCAGGCGGTGACGACCGAGGCCTGCGCGGCGGCCGAGCAATTGGTGAGTGCGCGCCTGGCGCGCCGCTGTCCGGCCGCCTATCTCACCCACCGCATGTGGTTCGCGGGCCATGAGTTCTATGTCGATGAGCGCGTGCTGGTGCCGCGCTCGCCGCTTGCCGAACTCATCGGCCAGCAGTTCGCGCCATGGCTTGCGCCGGACGGGGTCAAACGCATCCTCGACATCGGCACCGGCAGCGGCTGTATCGCGCTGGCCTGCGCCCTGGAATTTCCCGACGCCGAGGTCGATGCGACGGATCTCAGCGCCGACGCCCTCGCGGTGGCCGACATCAACCGCGCGCGCCATGGTCTCGAGTCGCGCGTGCGGCTGTTCGAAGCCGATCTGTTTCCGCCCGCGGGACGCACTTACGATCTCATCGTCAGCAATCCACCCTACGTGCCGGCGCCACGCAAGAACGAACTTCCCCAGGAGTATCTCGAAGAACCGGCCCTGGGCCTCTACGCCGGCGACGAGGGCTTCGATTGCGTCGACGGCATTCTCGCGCGCGCCGCCGAATACCTGGCGCCGGGCGGCGTGCTGGTGGTCGAGGTGGGCGAGATCGCCGCGGCCGTGGATGCGCGTCATGCCCATCTGCCCTTGACCTGGCTGGAGTTCGAACACGGTGGCGAAGGCGTGTTCGTGATCTCGCGTGAAGACCTGGTGGCCGCCAGCCATCGATGA
- the htpG gene encoding molecular chaperone HtpG, translating to MALDTAKEQRGFQSEVTQLLDLVINSLYSNREIFLRELVSNAADAADKLRFAALSDDSLYENDGELAIELEFDAEAATITIRDNGIGMTRDEATEHLGTIAKSGTREFFGKLSGDARADSQLIGQFGVGFYAAFIVADKVTVTSRKAGHKNEEGVRWESEGKGEFTVETVTAKRRGTEIVLHLKDDAKDLANEYRLREICKRYSDHISVPIKMQKTGEEKGWETINQATALWRRSKNEISDEEYKEFYKHVSHDFSDPTSWLHSKVEGKNEYTTLFYLPARAPFDLWDREVKHGVKLYVQRVFIMDDAEKLMPRYLRFVRGVIDTNDLPLNVSREILQHNKTLETIRSASVKKVLGMIETLAEGDKYAEFWQAFGRVLKEGVIEDYANRDRVAKLLRFASTHTDTDTQDVSLAAYLARMKEGQDAIYYIVADGFSTARNSPHLEYFRKQGIEVLLMHEPIDEWLVTHLSEFEGKPLKSVVHGDIKSEDEADQDKQQDEQVSPLLKRIKGALDARDEDVKRSQRLTSSPACLVSADAAMSANLERLLKAAGQDVPAAKRILELNLEHPMIKFMDDMQDEQQFANWASLLFEQSILAEGGKLDDPAGFVKCMNDVVLELVVVRG from the coding sequence ATGGCGCTCGATACTGCCAAAGAACAACGGGGCTTCCAGTCGGAGGTCACCCAGCTGCTCGATCTCGTCATCAATTCCCTGTACAGCAACCGCGAGATCTTCTTGCGCGAGCTGGTCTCCAACGCCGCCGACGCCGCCGACAAGCTGCGCTTCGCCGCGCTGTCCGATGACAGCCTGTACGAGAACGACGGCGAACTCGCCATCGAACTCGAATTCGACGCCGAGGCGGCCACCATCACCATTCGCGACAACGGCATCGGCATGACCCGCGACGAGGCCACCGAGCACCTCGGCACCATCGCCAAGTCCGGCACCCGTGAGTTCTTCGGCAAGCTGTCGGGCGATGCGCGCGCCGATTCGCAGCTCATCGGCCAGTTCGGCGTGGGCTTCTACGCGGCCTTCATCGTCGCCGACAAGGTCACGGTCACGTCGCGCAAGGCCGGCCACAAGAACGAGGAAGGGGTGCGCTGGGAATCAGAGGGCAAGGGCGAGTTCACGGTCGAGACCGTCACCGCCAAGCGCCGCGGCACCGAAATAGTGTTGCACCTGAAGGACGACGCCAAGGATCTCGCCAACGAGTATCGCCTGCGCGAGATCTGCAAGCGCTACTCGGACCACATCTCGGTGCCGATCAAGATGCAAAAGACCGGCGAGGAGAAAGGCTGGGAGACCATCAACCAGGCCACCGCGCTGTGGCGCCGCTCGAAGAACGAGATCTCCGACGAGGAATACAAGGAGTTCTACAAGCACGTCTCCCATGACTTCAGCGATCCGACCAGCTGGCTGCATTCCAAGGTCGAGGGCAAGAACGAATACACCACGCTGTTCTACCTGCCGGCGCGCGCGCCCTTCGACCTGTGGGACCGCGAAGTCAAGCACGGCGTCAAGCTCTACGTGCAGCGCGTGTTCATCATGGACGACGCCGAGAAGCTCATGCCGCGTTACCTGCGCTTCGTGCGCGGCGTGATCGACACCAACGACCTGCCGCTCAACGTGTCGCGCGAGATCCTGCAGCACAACAAGACTCTCGAGACCATCCGCAGCGCCTCGGTCAAGAAGGTGCTGGGCATGATCGAAACCCTCGCCGAGGGCGACAAGTACGCCGAGTTCTGGCAGGCCTTCGGCCGCGTGTTGAAGGAAGGCGTAATCGAGGACTACGCCAACCGCGATCGCGTCGCCAAGCTGCTGCGCTTCGCCAGCACCCACACCGATACCGACACCCAGGATGTCAGCCTCGCCGCCTACCTGGCGCGTATGAAGGAAGGCCAGGACGCCATCTATTACATCGTCGCCGATGGCTTCTCGACCGCGCGCAACAGCCCACACCTCGAATACTTCCGCAAGCAGGGCATCGAAGTGCTGCTGATGCACGAGCCCATCGACGAGTGGCTGGTCACGCACCTGTCGGAGTTCGAGGGCAAGCCCTTGAAGTCGGTCGTGCACGGCGACATCAAGAGCGAGGATGAAGCCGACCAGGACAAGCAGCAGGACGAGCAAGTCAGTCCCTTGTTGAAGCGCATCAAAGGTGCGCTCGATGCGCGCGACGAGGACGTCAAGCGCAGTCAGCGCCTGACCAGTTCACCGGCCTGCCTGGTGTCTGCCGATGCGGCCATGAGCGCCAACCTCGAGCGCCTGCTGAAAGCCGCCGGCCAGGACGTGCCGGCCGCCAAGCGCATCCTCGAACTCAACCTCGAGCACCCCATGATCAAGTTCATGGACGACATGCAGGACGAGCAGCAGTTCGCCAACTGGGCGAGCCTGTTGTTCGAGCAGTCGATACTGGCCGAAGGCGGCAAGCTCGACGACCCGGCGGGCTTCGTCAAGTGCATGAACGACGTGGTGCTCGAACTGGTCGTCGTGCGTGGCTGA